The following coding sequences lie in one Danio rerio strain Tuebingen ecotype United States chromosome 25, GRCz12tu, whole genome shotgun sequence genomic window:
- the si:ch211-113a14.15 gene encoding histone H4, whose amino-acid sequence MSGRGKGGKGLGKGGAKRHRKVLRDNIQGITKPAIRRLARRGGVKRISGLIYEETRGVLKVFLENVIRDAVTYTEHAKRKTVTAMDVVYALKRQGRTLYGFGG is encoded by the coding sequence ATGTCTGGAAGAGGCAAAGGCGGTAAAGGACTTGGGAAAGGAGGCGCTAAGCGTCATCGCAAAGTTCTTCGTGATAACATCCAGGGAATCACCAAACCCGCCATCCGTCGTCTCGCTCGCCGTGGCGGTGTGAAGCGTATCTCTGGTCTGATCTACGAGGAGACCCGTGGTGTTCTTAAGGTGTTCCTGGAGAATGTGATCCGCGATGCTGTTACTTACACCGAGCACGCCAAAAGAAAGACCGTGACCGCCATGGATGTTGTGTACGCGCTGAAGAGACAGGGACGCACTCTGTACGGCTTCGGCGGTTAA
- the LOC137489384 gene encoding histone H3-like, producing MARTKQTARKSTGGKAPRKQLATKAARKSAPATGGVKKPHRYRPGTVALREIRRYQKSTELLIRKLPFQRLVREIAQDFKTDLRFQSSAVMALQESSEAYLVGLFEDTNLCAIHAKRVTIMPKDIQLARRIRGERA from the coding sequence ATGGCAAGAACCAAGCAGACCGCTCGTAAATCCACTGGAGGCAAAGCTCCAAGGAAGCAGCTCGCCACTAAAGCTGCTCGTAAGAGCGCTCCCGCCACTGGTGGCGTCAAGAAGCCTCACCGTTACAGGCCCGGTACCGTTGCTCTGCGTGAGATCCGTCGCTACCAGAAGTCCACTGAGCTGCTGATCCGCAAACTGCCCTTCCAGCGTCTGGTCCGTGAAATCGCTCAGGATTTCAAGACGGATCTGCGCTTCCAGAGCTCCGCCGTCATGGCTCTTCAGGAGTCCAGCGAGGCTTATCTGGTCGGTCTGTTCGAGGACACCAACCTGTGCGCCATCCACGCCAAGAGGGTCACCATCATGCCCAAAGACATCCAGCTGGCCCGCCGCATCCGCGGAGAGCGTGCTTAA